In Verrucomicrobiia bacterium, one genomic interval encodes:
- a CDS encoding glycosyltransferase family 2 protein, with protein sequence MDRLPLAVCMISGAEEARIGRALASVEPLASEIIVVLNDDVRDGTEAICRQHGARIHREPWKGHIAQKNAAASKASMPWILGLDADEVISENLQKELRNLLGCPGLQVPHPAYSFPRLTAFCGRWIRHGDWYPDRQTRLWRAGAARWGGEDPHDRLIVHGTTGRLRGDLLHYSNPTISSYLSKIAYFSDIHLRQQLDRGDRWSAPPVITRSLWRFFRAYVIRAGFLDGYPGFFIAFSTAYSTLFRHTRLYEHLHASRTPVPPSGGSR encoded by the coding sequence ATGGACCGATTGCCGCTGGCCGTGTGCATGATTTCCGGAGCCGAGGAGGCCCGCATCGGCCGCGCCTTGGCCAGCGTGGAACCGCTGGCCTCTGAAATCATCGTGGTCCTGAATGATGACGTGCGGGATGGGACCGAGGCGATCTGCCGGCAGCATGGCGCCAGGATCCACCGGGAGCCCTGGAAGGGGCACATCGCCCAGAAGAATGCCGCCGCCAGCAAGGCCTCGATGCCCTGGATTCTTGGACTCGATGCCGACGAAGTGATCAGCGAAAACCTGCAAAAGGAGCTCCGAAATCTTTTGGGGTGCCCGGGACTGCAGGTGCCGCACCCCGCGTACTCCTTTCCCAGGTTGACCGCGTTCTGCGGTCGTTGGATCCGGCACGGCGACTGGTATCCCGACCGTCAAACCCGCCTCTGGCGCGCCGGCGCAGCGCGGTGGGGAGGGGAGGATCCGCACGATCGCCTGATCGTCCATGGAACCACCGGCCGTCTTCGCGGTGACCTGCTGCACTACAGCAACCCGACGATCTCAAGTTACCTCTCCAAGATCGCCTACTTCTCGGACATTCACCTGCGACAGCAGCTCGATCGCGGTGATCGGTGGTCGGCTCCGCCAGTCATCACTCGCTCCCTCTGGAGATTTTTCCGGGCGTACGTCATTCGCGCCGGATTCCTCGATGGCTATCCCGGATTCTTCATCGCCTTCTCCACCGCCTATTCCACGCTCTTCCGCCACACCCGCCTTTACGAGCACCTGCACGCCAGCCGGACCCCAGTGCCCCCTTCCGGCGGTTCCCGCTGA
- a CDS encoding glycosyltransferase family 2 protein: MSSPNVSIVVSTYNRPDTLTRVIAALASQSVPPGEVLVADDGSGPPTRDCIATWRSQTGFPLRHLWQPDDGFRKTILLNQAVWDASGNYLVFTDGDCVPHPRFVEDHRALAERGFWVQGRRCFIRERWVPGFDPARTPLLLWALLGRLTGVPKAFRFPWAIVRRDTAQRGIIGCNLAAWRDDLIAVNGFDEAYTGWGVGEDSDLGTRLYHLGRRRKFVYGRAIVYHLDHPAAPRSHLQESLARLDDTIRSGRIRCERGLNLHNPGSSSAPR, from the coding sequence ATGTCGTCCCCCAACGTCTCCATCGTCGTCAGCACCTACAATCGCCCGGACACCCTGACTCGGGTCATTGCGGCCCTGGCCTCTCAATCGGTCCCACCCGGCGAAGTGCTGGTCGCCGACGATGGGTCCGGACCGCCGACGCGGGACTGCATTGCGACCTGGAGGTCGCAGACGGGATTCCCCTTGCGCCACCTCTGGCAGCCTGACGACGGGTTCCGCAAGACGATTCTCCTCAACCAGGCCGTCTGGGACGCGTCCGGAAACTACCTGGTATTTACGGACGGCGACTGTGTCCCTCACCCCAGGTTCGTTGAGGATCATCGGGCGCTGGCGGAGCGGGGGTTTTGGGTCCAGGGACGCCGCTGCTTCATCCGGGAACGCTGGGTCCCGGGCTTCGATCCCGCCCGCACACCTCTTCTCCTTTGGGCGCTCCTCGGACGTCTCACCGGCGTGCCCAAGGCCTTCCGGTTCCCATGGGCTATTGTGCGCCGCGACACCGCCCAGCGCGGCATCATCGGTTGCAATCTCGCGGCCTGGAGGGATGACCTGATTGCCGTGAACGGCTTCGACGAGGCCTACACCGGATGGGGTGTCGGGGAGGATTCTGATCTTGGGACCCGTCTCTATCATCTCGGCCGGCGCCGCAAGTTCGTCTACGGCCGGGCCATCGTGTATCACCTCGATCATCCGGCGGCCCCCCGCTCCCATCTTCAGGAAAGTCTCGCGCGGCTTGACGATACGATTCGCTCCGGCCGGATTCGATGTGAGCGCGGTCTCAATCTCCACAACCCCGGATCCTCAAGCGCCCCACGGTGA
- a CDS encoding exosortase/archaeosortase family protein: MTTADAGADTGARGPEAAPLPWRSLVPGALIAAWWVRDLSYQWRSLVEYQYGWIVLLLTGFLVWERMPGRPKDDQPVSLGVGLLVAALGAPLVALGELYRIGVARTPASSMALSLGCALFLVANVLVCAGPRTLRHFLFPLGFFFLAVPIPKIVWNPVVFGLQSLITWLNVETLNLLGIPAERTGHVIQLPGCRVGVDEACSGIRSLQSSLMAALFVGDLVLKRPVWKVVFLVAGVVLAMVGNFLRSLYLSLTANRLGPEGLKAIHDTAGWSVLVFTAVGVVALAWWFTRTEEGSEEEDAGGESRPG; the protein is encoded by the coding sequence ATGACCACCGCAGATGCTGGAGCGGATACCGGGGCTCGGGGACCCGAGGCGGCCCCGCTTCCCTGGCGGTCGCTGGTTCCCGGCGCCTTGATTGCGGCGTGGTGGGTCCGGGATCTGTCCTACCAGTGGCGATCGCTGGTGGAGTATCAGTACGGGTGGATCGTGCTTTTGTTGACAGGGTTTCTCGTATGGGAACGCATGCCTGGACGGCCAAAGGACGATCAGCCTGTCAGTCTGGGCGTCGGCCTGCTGGTCGCAGCGCTGGGGGCGCCGTTGGTCGCCTTGGGTGAGTTGTACCGGATAGGCGTAGCCAGAACACCAGCGTCTTCGATGGCGTTGAGCCTGGGCTGCGCGCTCTTTCTCGTGGCCAATGTGTTGGTGTGTGCCGGACCAAGAACCCTGCGCCATTTCCTGTTTCCGCTGGGGTTTTTCTTCCTGGCGGTGCCGATCCCCAAGATTGTCTGGAACCCCGTTGTGTTTGGTCTGCAGTCATTGATCACCTGGCTCAATGTCGAGACCCTGAATCTGCTGGGCATTCCCGCGGAGCGGACCGGCCACGTGATCCAGCTCCCGGGATGCAGGGTGGGTGTGGATGAGGCGTGCAGCGGCATCCGAAGTCTGCAGTCGAGCCTCATGGCGGCATTGTTTGTCGGCGACCTCGTGCTGAAGCGGCCGGTATGGAAGGTGGTGTTCCTGGTGGCCGGAGTCGTCCTGGCGATGGTGGGAAACTTTCTGCGCTCACTGTACTTGTCGCTGACCGCCAACCGGCTCGGACCCGAGGGCCTCAAAGCGATCCATGACACCGCGGGCTGGAGCGTGCTGGTGTTCACCGCGGTGGGGGTGGTTGCCCTGGCCTGGTGGTTCACGCGCACGGAGGAAGGAAGCGAGGAAGAGGACGCTGGGGGCGAGAGCAGACCGGGGTGA
- a CDS encoding amidophosphoribosyltransferase: MDLRPKHYCGVFGVFGHPEAAVVSYYGLYALQHRGQESAGIVSFDGEDFNVHRGMGLVPAIFDMPLLKTLRGDAAIGHTRYSTAGSSNLRNAQPLTVDCVKGKIAIAHNGNLTNALELRDELETRGSIFQTSVDSEIILHLLAQPERAGGHESALIEAMHRIQGAYSLVLLTETELIGVRDPHGFRPLSIGRTETGAYVLASETCAFDLTKAQFIRDVEPGEIVIIDRTGLRSVQAFPEQKRRALCIFEYVYFARPDSSIDGRNVYRARVEMGRQLARENRIEADIVVPVPDSGVCAALGYSLESGIPFEMAFVRNHYVGRSFLQPSQFVRDFAVRVKLNLIADLVRGKRVIIVDDSIVRGTTSKARVISMKEAGATEVHFLVSCPPHVNPCVYGIDFPDRDKLMAATHTREGIREFLHADSLGYLTEDGMVAATGHPKEHFCLACYNGDYPVPYASSMEKHLLERRRARASGLGPEVAIEERQQRLL; the protein is encoded by the coding sequence GTGGATCTCAGGCCAAAACACTACTGCGGGGTTTTTGGAGTTTTTGGCCATCCTGAAGCCGCAGTGGTGAGTTACTACGGGTTGTACGCCCTTCAGCATCGGGGTCAGGAATCGGCGGGAATTGTGTCGTTTGACGGCGAGGACTTCAACGTCCACCGGGGCATGGGCCTCGTGCCGGCGATTTTCGACATGCCTCTGCTCAAAACGCTTCGCGGCGACGCGGCGATTGGCCATACCCGGTACTCGACCGCGGGCTCGTCGAACCTGCGGAATGCCCAACCCCTGACGGTGGACTGCGTCAAGGGCAAGATCGCCATCGCCCACAACGGCAACCTGACCAACGCGCTGGAATTGAGGGACGAGTTGGAGACCCGGGGCTCGATCTTCCAGACCTCGGTGGATTCGGAGATCATCCTCCACTTGCTCGCCCAGCCGGAACGGGCGGGAGGCCACGAAAGCGCCCTGATCGAGGCGATGCACCGGATCCAGGGAGCCTACTCGCTGGTGCTTCTGACCGAGACGGAGCTCATCGGGGTTCGCGATCCGCACGGCTTTCGGCCGCTGAGCATCGGCCGGACGGAAACAGGGGCCTACGTTCTCGCCAGCGAGACGTGTGCCTTTGACCTGACCAAAGCCCAGTTCATCCGGGACGTTGAACCCGGCGAGATCGTGATCATTGACCGAACCGGTCTTCGCTCCGTGCAGGCCTTTCCCGAGCAGAAGCGGAGGGCCTTGTGCATCTTCGAGTACGTGTATTTCGCCAGGCCGGATTCGTCGATTGACGGAAGGAATGTGTATCGAGCCCGTGTGGAAATGGGCCGGCAGCTGGCCCGCGAGAACCGGATCGAGGCCGATATCGTCGTTCCCGTCCCGGACAGCGGCGTGTGTGCGGCACTCGGGTACTCGCTCGAAAGCGGCATCCCGTTCGAAATGGCGTTCGTCCGGAATCACTACGTCGGTCGGAGCTTCCTCCAGCCATCACAGTTCGTGCGGGACTTCGCGGTCCGGGTGAAGTTGAACCTGATCGCCGATCTGGTGCGCGGCAAGCGGGTGATCATCGTGGACGACTCCATCGTCCGGGGAACCACGAGCAAGGCCCGGGTGATCAGCATGAAGGAGGCGGGGGCCACGGAGGTTCACTTCCTGGTGAGCTGCCCCCCGCACGTCAATCCGTGCGTCTACGGCATTGATTTTCCGGACCGGGACAAGCTGATGGCCGCAACGCATACCCGCGAAGGGATCCGGGAGTTTCTCCACGCGGATTCCCTGGGGTACCTCACCGAGGATGGCATGGTCGCGGCGACCGGGCATCCGAAGGAGCATTTTTGTCTGGCGTGCTACAACGGCGATTACCCGGTGCCCTACGCCAGCTCGATGGAAAAGCACCTCCTGGAGCGCCGCCGGGCCCGGGCCAGCGGGCTTGGGCCTGAAGTCGCCATCGAGGAACGGCAGCAGCGGTTGCTCTAA
- the dnaN gene encoding DNA polymerase III subunit beta has protein sequence MKFAIAKEQLLTGLQAVQNIVGSRTTLPILSNVLLSAASGRLELIATDLDVTISCSVDAQIVEPGRSTVPVKKLLGISRELAAPEIDISVDDKAVMTLQAGGSFYRINGLSADDFPPLPTFSQSKAVSLAQDQLKAMLRKTSFAASTDEARYVLNGIFFSFREHKVTLVATDGRRLALADEEADVPQDAHAEFIVPNKAINEVNRLLGTHGAVEIRFSENQVAFRKAGEGELEVLIVSKLVDGNYPNYRQVIPPEPHERIPLPREEFLGALRRAELMTSEKSNSVKLTFSRNQLAITANTPEIGEARETLAIKYQGKDIAIAFNPAYLLDPLKALDEEEVAFELIDDLSPGVLKTARPFLYVIMPMRMS, from the coding sequence ATGAAGTTCGCGATCGCCAAGGAGCAGCTCTTGACCGGCCTCCAGGCTGTCCAAAACATCGTCGGCTCCCGAACAACACTGCCCATCCTTTCCAACGTGCTCCTCTCTGCCGCCAGCGGCAGACTGGAGCTGATCGCCACGGACTTGGACGTGACGATCAGTTGCAGCGTGGATGCTCAAATTGTGGAACCCGGTCGCTCAACGGTGCCGGTCAAGAAGCTCCTCGGCATTTCCCGCGAATTGGCGGCTCCAGAAATTGACATCTCCGTTGACGATAAAGCTGTGATGACGCTTCAGGCTGGCGGCTCGTTTTATCGCATTAACGGGCTCAGCGCGGATGACTTCCCTCCCCTGCCAACGTTCAGCCAGTCGAAGGCGGTCTCCCTGGCCCAGGACCAGTTGAAGGCCATGCTTCGGAAGACGTCTTTCGCGGCGTCCACCGACGAGGCCCGCTACGTGTTGAACGGGATCTTCTTCAGCTTCCGAGAACACAAGGTCACGTTGGTCGCAACCGATGGGCGCAGGCTGGCTTTGGCCGACGAAGAGGCGGACGTCCCGCAGGATGCCCATGCTGAGTTCATCGTGCCGAACAAGGCGATCAACGAGGTCAACCGCCTTTTGGGGACCCATGGAGCGGTGGAAATACGGTTCTCGGAGAATCAGGTGGCATTTCGGAAGGCCGGGGAAGGTGAATTGGAAGTGCTGATTGTCTCGAAGCTGGTGGATGGCAATTACCCCAACTATCGCCAGGTCATACCGCCAGAGCCCCACGAAAGGATTCCGCTGCCCCGCGAGGAGTTTCTTGGGGCGCTGCGCCGGGCCGAGCTCATGACGAGCGAGAAGAGCAACTCGGTCAAACTGACCTTCAGCCGGAATCAACTGGCGATCACGGCCAACACCCCGGAAATCGGCGAGGCCCGGGAGACACTGGCCATCAAATACCAGGGCAAGGATATTGCCATCGCATTCAACCCTGCGTACCTGCTGGATCCGCTGAAGGCCCTTGATGAGGAAGAAGTTGCCTTCGAGCTGATTGACGATCTCAGCCCCGGGGTACTGAAGACAGCCCGGCCTTTTCTGTACGTCATCATGCCGATGCGAATGAGCTAG
- a CDS encoding methyltransferase domain-containing protein, with product MPAFGSRQPPSDPSLDAEAAAFDQRISERRDAGFIPDLRRAAKCEYFYKSFWRDPHFARLYLGEHVQVLLEFLRRHGRHGLSILDVGCGPGYYSLELARAGYRVTGIDIASKAIEAARAALASSPRDPDFGSLDYEVRSLEEAEGQFDAITFTGVIHHFPDPDAVLQRAADRLVPGGLLLCLEPCHEQWRQEDAAVVALIRGLLAATGHWYEPSLAPTLRDPAAWRQYTGEIRTEYLTERDPHERGQSPNDNASSGDQILAALRRRFDELEFRNGVSFIYRLLGGLRGPDAVVHPLADLLASFDRFAVADGYLRPNAFLWCGRDRRP from the coding sequence ATGCCGGCCTTCGGTTCCCGCCAACCGCCTTCCGACCCCTCGCTCGACGCCGAGGCTGCGGCCTTCGACCAGCGGATCTCGGAACGCCGCGACGCGGGCTTCATTCCCGACCTCCGTCGCGCGGCCAAATGCGAGTACTTCTACAAGAGCTTCTGGCGCGATCCGCATTTCGCCCGCCTCTACCTGGGGGAGCATGTCCAGGTGCTTCTGGAGTTTCTCCGCCGGCACGGCCGGCACGGCTTGTCCATCCTCGATGTGGGATGTGGCCCGGGCTACTACTCGCTCGAACTCGCCCGGGCCGGCTACCGGGTCACCGGCATTGACATCGCCTCCAAGGCGATCGAGGCCGCCCGGGCCGCACTCGCCTCCTCGCCCAGGGATCCCGACTTTGGATCGTTGGACTACGAAGTGCGATCGCTGGAGGAGGCTGAAGGACAGTTCGACGCCATTACATTCACTGGTGTCATCCACCACTTTCCCGATCCCGACGCGGTCCTCCAACGGGCCGCTGACCGTCTCGTCCCGGGCGGTCTCCTGCTCTGCCTGGAGCCCTGTCACGAACAGTGGCGGCAGGAGGACGCCGCCGTGGTGGCCCTGATCCGGGGCCTGCTGGCCGCCACCGGCCACTGGTACGAGCCCTCCCTCGCCCCCACCCTCCGCGACCCGGCGGCCTGGCGCCAGTACACCGGGGAGATCAGGACGGAATACCTGACAGAACGCGACCCCCACGAACGGGGTCAATCTCCCAACGACAACGCTTCCTCCGGCGATCAAATCCTCGCGGCGCTCCGCCGCCGGTTTGACGAACTGGAGTTCAGGAACGGGGTCTCGTTCATTTACCGCCTCCTGGGGGGGCTGCGCGGTCCCGACGCTGTGGTGCACCCGCTGGCCGACCTCCTGGCGTCCTTCGACCGTTTTGCCGTCGCCGACGGTTACCTGCGACCCAACGCCTTCCTCTGGTGTGGACGCGACCGCCGTCCCTGA